A portion of the Calothrix sp. 336/3 genome contains these proteins:
- a CDS encoding PAAR domain-containing protein codes for MGKPAARLTDMHVCPMVTGVVPHVGGPIIAPGVPTVLIAGLPAAVVGDTCTCTGPPDTIILGSTTVLIGGKPAARIGDTTAHGGSIVLGAFNVLIGG; via the coding sequence ATGGGAAAACCAGCAGCTCGTCTGACTGATATGCATGTTTGTCCTATGGTGACAGGAGTTGTTCCCCATGTGGGTGGACCAATTATTGCTCCCGGAGTCCCCACTGTCTTAATTGCTGGGTTGCCAGCAGCTGTAGTCGGTGATACCTGCACCTGTACGGGACCACCGGATACGATCATTTTGGGTTCCACAACGGTGCTAATTGGTGGCAAACCCGCAGCTAGGATTGGGGATACTACTGCTCACGGAGGTTCGATTGTCTTAGGAGCATTCAACGTGTTGATTGGGGGGTGA
- the vgrG gene encoding type VI secretion system tip protein VgrG, whose product MTDLIIPANSLYNVATFTLLSDGKDITNDYTVLSLTVHRAVNRIPTATIVLRDGAAAEETFAASEGADLIPGKQVEIAIGYDSANSKIFKGLIVKHAIKVGANGDSILVLDCKDVAAKLAIGRHSRYFTKVKDSDAIAQIISSYAGISQDIEATTGEHPEIVQYYASDWDFILSRAEMNGLIVLAENGKLKVKAPSTSGNPIVSLTYGVNLLEFAAEMDARNQYQAVKAQAWDYSNQRLQEVTASEPQVNKQGDLSGKTLASAIALDTWELRHSGKLEQNELKAWADAQLLKSRLSKIQGKVKTIGSPDAKPDTLVELNGLGKRFNGLAYVSGVRHEMVGGAWYTYMQLGMEPQWFYQVTDIVERPASGLVPGVNGLQIGVVVQLKEDPNRQDRILVKTPTINFQSEGIWSRIATLDAGNNRGSFFRPEIGDEVVVGFLNDDPRDPIVLGMLNSSAKPAPLQAEDENHHKGFFTRSQMKVTFDDDKRIMTLETPGGNKIIISDEDKGITLKDQNGNTMTMNDKGITIKSPKDITLEATGKLTLKAAQDTSVEGLNVNVKANAQFKAQGNAGAEVSTSAIAILKGSLVQIN is encoded by the coding sequence ATGACCGATCTAATTATTCCGGCGAATTCACTCTACAATGTCGCCACCTTCACGTTACTCTCTGACGGTAAAGACATCACGAATGATTATACTGTGTTGTCTTTGACAGTACATCGAGCAGTTAACCGTATCCCCACAGCAACAATCGTCCTGCGGGATGGTGCTGCTGCTGAGGAAACCTTTGCCGCGAGTGAGGGTGCAGACTTGATTCCGGGGAAGCAGGTGGAAATTGCCATTGGTTACGATAGTGCGAATAGCAAGATATTTAAGGGGCTAATTGTTAAGCACGCAATTAAAGTCGGTGCAAATGGGGACTCTATTTTGGTGCTTGATTGCAAAGATGTTGCTGCTAAATTAGCCATTGGTCGTCACAGTCGGTATTTTACAAAAGTTAAAGATAGTGATGCGATCGCCCAAATTATTAGCAGTTACGCTGGCATTAGTCAGGATATCGAAGCTACCACAGGTGAACATCCGGAAATTGTCCAATACTACGCGAGCGATTGGGACTTTATTCTCTCACGGGCGGAAATGAATGGATTGATTGTCCTGGCGGAGAATGGGAAACTCAAGGTTAAAGCTCCAAGTACTAGTGGTAATCCGATAGTCAGCCTCACCTATGGGGTAAACCTACTGGAATTTGCTGCGGAAATGGACGCGAGAAACCAATATCAAGCAGTTAAGGCGCAAGCTTGGGATTATAGCAACCAGAGGTTACAGGAAGTGACCGCATCGGAACCGCAAGTTAACAAGCAAGGTGATTTATCGGGAAAGACATTAGCTAGTGCGATCGCTCTCGATACTTGGGAACTGCGTCACAGTGGTAAGTTAGAACAGAATGAACTCAAAGCTTGGGCTGATGCTCAACTGTTGAAAAGTCGATTATCCAAGATTCAGGGTAAGGTAAAGACGATTGGCAGCCCTGATGCTAAACCTGATACCTTGGTGGAACTGAACGGACTAGGTAAACGCTTCAACGGGTTAGCCTATGTTTCGGGTGTGCGTCATGAGATGGTGGGTGGAGCTTGGTATACATATATGCAATTGGGGATGGAACCTCAGTGGTTTTACCAGGTAACAGATATTGTCGAACGACCAGCATCCGGACTAGTTCCCGGTGTCAACGGCTTACAAATTGGGGTGGTGGTGCAGTTAAAGGAAGACCCCAACAGACAAGACCGCATTTTAGTCAAAACCCCGACCATTAACTTTCAAAGTGAGGGAATTTGGTCACGGATTGCTACCTTAGATGCGGGGAATAATCGTGGTTCCTTCTTTCGTCCGGAAATTGGTGATGAGGTTGTTGTGGGTTTTCTCAACGACGATCCCCGCGACCCGATTGTTTTGGGAATGTTGAATAGTAGCGCCAAACCAGCACCCCTGCAAGCCGAAGATGAAAACCATCACAAGGGCTTTTTTACGCGATCGCAAATGAAAGTTACTTTTGATGACGATAAGAGAATTATGACTTTGGAAACACCGGGAGGTAACAAAATTATCATCTCTGATGAGGATAAGGGCATTACTTTGAAAGACCAAAATGGTAATACCATGACCATGAATGATAAGGGTATCACGATTAAAAGTCCGAAAGATATTACCCTGGAAGCTACTGGTAAACTCACCCTCAAAGCTGCACAGGATACCAGTGTTGAGGGCTTAAATGTGAATGTTAAAGCTAACGCTCAATTTAAAGCCCAAGGAAATGCAGGGGCTGAAGTATCCACAAGCGCGATCGCCATTTTAAAAGGTTCCTTAGTACAAATTAATTAA
- a CDS encoding LysM peptidoglycan-binding domain-containing protein gives MVNSVKTGELTKVKLEIYKDDRYQSKIGYFDLPINPEQFSQQFQIEYNRSQAQGSQHNNPEYKYTRPQELKIDFIFDGTGVVPDRQNPGKFHQDVVKQLQEFFRLTYTMNPQTHKPNFIRLLWGDFSFGYAGKNGFNCLLTNLQVNYTLFASDGKPLRAKLSATFTSYTEQTLRLLEENKQSPDLTHQRKVTASDTLPLMTYRIYDDPSYYLQIAKVNGLINFRRLKTNTDLRFPPLDKTEL, from the coding sequence ATGGTCAATTCTGTCAAAACAGGTGAACTGACTAAGGTTAAGTTGGAGATTTATAAGGACGATCGCTACCAAAGTAAGATTGGGTATTTTGATTTACCTATCAATCCGGAGCAGTTTTCCCAACAATTTCAAATTGAATATAACCGTAGCCAAGCTCAGGGTTCTCAACATAATAATCCGGAATATAAATATACTCGACCACAGGAACTAAAAATAGATTTTATTTTTGATGGAACGGGGGTAGTTCCCGATCGCCAAAATCCGGGAAAATTTCACCAGGATGTGGTCAAACAACTCCAGGAGTTTTTCCGGTTGACTTACACCATGAATCCCCAGACACACAAGCCAAATTTTATCCGGTTGTTGTGGGGAGATTTTTCCTTTGGTTACGCTGGTAAGAATGGTTTTAACTGTCTCCTGACCAATCTCCAGGTCAATTACACCCTATTTGCGTCCGATGGTAAGCCTCTGCGAGCCAAGCTAAGTGCCACTTTTACTAGTTATACCGAGCAAACACTAAGACTGCTGGAGGAAAACAAACAATCTCCCGATCTCACCCACCAACGCAAGGTGACTGCTAGTGACACTTTACCTTTAATGACCTATCGCATCTATGACGATCCATCCTATTACCTGCAAATTGCCAAAGTTAACGGTTTGATTAATTTCCGCCGTTTAAAGACTAATACCGATTTAAGATTCCCACCCCTGGATAAAACAGAGCTATGA
- a CDS encoding DUF5908 family protein — MPLEIRELVIKASVHDLGQGQNTNQEESENGTNVNNQADIIAACVEQVLAILKEQSER, encoded by the coding sequence ATGCCATTGGAAATTAGAGAATTAGTCATCAAAGCATCCGTTCATGATTTAGGGCAGGGGCAAAATACCAATCAAGAGGAATCAGAAAACGGTACTAATGTCAATAATCAAGCGGATATTATTGCTGCCTGTGTTGAGCAGGTATTAGCTATCCTCAAGGAACAATCGGAGCGCTAA
- a CDS encoding phage tail protein codes for MEYTYPPVSFFFDVIFLGEGLDKQNVETRFQSITGLSGDMQTESLKEGGENRFEHTLPVRSKYSPLVLKRGLVKNSQMVNWCMDAIVKFDIRPMDLLVRLLHVQGSAPQNTPANVEPLVVWKVINAWPKKWSVSEFNAEQNAIAIESLELNYSYFEPQK; via the coding sequence ATGGAATATACTTATCCCCCAGTCAGTTTCTTTTTTGACGTTATATTTCTGGGTGAAGGTCTGGATAAGCAGAACGTCGAAACTCGCTTTCAAAGTATTACGGGTTTGAGTGGAGATATGCAAACGGAATCGCTCAAGGAGGGAGGGGAAAACCGGTTTGAGCATACTTTACCAGTGCGTAGTAAATATAGCCCGTTGGTGCTGAAGCGAGGCTTAGTAAAAAATTCCCAGATGGTGAATTGGTGTATGGATGCCATTGTCAAATTTGATATTCGCCCGATGGATTTGCTGGTCAGGTTGTTACATGTGCAAGGTTCAGCACCTCAAAATACTCCTGCAAATGTCGAACCGCTTGTTGTTTGGAAAGTCATCAATGCTTGGCCCAAAAAGTGGTCTGTTTCAGAATTTAATGCCGAACAAAACGCGATCGCCATTGAATCATTGGAACTGAATTATAGCTATTTTGAGCCACAGAAGTAA
- a CDS encoding phage tail protein, which yields MTDINYPLPKFHFQVEWGGKRIGFTEVSGLNVETQPIEYREGNMPQYSKLQMPGMQKFGAITMKRGTMKGDNEFYTWWNTVALNTIERRDLTISLLNEKHEPVVVWKVNRAWPTKATSTDLKSDGNEVAIETIEIVHEGLTIQNG from the coding sequence ATGACAGACATTAACTATCCATTACCTAAGTTTCATTTCCAAGTTGAGTGGGGTGGTAAACGTATCGGATTTACCGAAGTTTCTGGGCTAAATGTGGAAACCCAGCCGATTGAATACCGAGAAGGAAATATGCCTCAGTATAGCAAGCTACAGATGCCTGGGATGCAGAAGTTTGGAGCGATTACGATGAAAAGGGGGACAATGAAGGGAGATAATGAGTTTTATACTTGGTGGAATACAGTAGCTTTAAATACGATTGAGCGGCGGGATTTAACTATTAGTCTCTTGAATGAGAAACATGAGCCGGTGGTGGTTTGGAAGGTAAACCGAGCTTGGCCCACGAAAGCAACTTCTACCGACCTGAAAAGTGATGGGAATGAGGTAGCAATTGAAACCATTGAGATTGTTCACGAAGGGCTGACAATTCAAAATGGCTAG
- a CDS encoding phage tail sheath C-terminal domain-containing protein: MPSTYKTPGVYIEEISKFPPSVAEVATAIPAFIGYTQQAIVKGVDYHQLTDDAVKAADEAKKAADEAKKAADAASDDKAKAKVAADTAKAAKAAQAAADAAKAAEPLRITSLLEYELYFGKTESEAEIVVTIEETLNEKNIVTERNVSGKNDTPSPHNMYYALQAYFANGGGPCYVASVGKIKDSGGIVSLENLQAGIAKVEKIDEVTLFVFPESQALSNENKAGLFDAAIQQCLKLQDRFAIFDLQPPTKVQTILDVAGEFRDLSLNLDALKYSAVYTPNVETIFNYEYEPASVKLVHSQTLSDGSKQNGSFNDKKMSDLAPQQDDKAAGNAILFNLVKAAIEAIPLILPPSPLVAGQYAFVDRTRGVFKAPANVALSSVIKPTIKITSAEQEDLNVHSTGKSINAIRAFTGKGTLIWGSRTLDGNSNEWRYVPVRRFFNMAEESIKKATEGFVFEPNDANTWVKVKAMIENFLTLQWRAGALAGAKPEQAFYVKVGLNETMTALDILEGRLIVEIGMAVVRPAEFIILKFSHKMQES, translated from the coding sequence ATGCCAAGTACCTACAAAACCCCAGGCGTTTATATCGAGGAAATTTCTAAGTTTCCCCCTTCCGTTGCCGAAGTAGCCACCGCTATTCCTGCTTTTATTGGTTATACTCAACAGGCGATCGTCAAAGGTGTTGATTACCATCAACTTACAGATGATGCAGTCAAAGCAGCAGACGAGGCGAAAAAAGCAGCAGACGAGGCGAAAAAAGCAGCAGATGCAGCATCAGATGACAAAGCCAAAGCCAAAGTAGCAGCAGATACCGCCAAAGCAGCAAAAGCAGCACAAGCAGCAGCAGATGCAGCAAAAGCAGCCGAACCATTGAGGATTACATCATTACTAGAGTACGAACTATACTTTGGCAAAACTGAATCTGAGGCTGAAATTGTTGTCACAATTGAAGAAACTCTTAACGAGAAAAACATAGTCACAGAGCGCAACGTATCTGGCAAGAACGATACACCCTCTCCACACAATATGTACTATGCTCTACAAGCATACTTTGCCAATGGGGGAGGTCCTTGCTATGTAGCCTCCGTAGGCAAAATCAAGGATAGTGGCGGTATAGTTTCTTTAGAGAATCTCCAAGCTGGAATTGCCAAGGTTGAAAAAATAGACGAAGTTACCCTATTTGTCTTTCCTGAGTCTCAAGCTCTAAGTAACGAAAATAAAGCAGGGCTTTTCGATGCTGCAATCCAACAATGTTTGAAGTTGCAAGACCGTTTTGCCATTTTCGATTTGCAACCGCCAACAAAAGTACAAACTATCCTGGATGTCGCAGGGGAATTTCGGGATTTGAGTTTGAATTTAGATGCTTTGAAGTACTCTGCCGTTTATACACCTAATGTGGAAACTATTTTTAATTATGAGTACGAACCAGCTAGCGTAAAACTAGTTCATTCACAAACTCTGTCGGATGGGAGTAAGCAAAATGGGAGTTTCAACGACAAAAAAATGTCTGACTTAGCTCCTCAGCAGGATGATAAAGCAGCAGGAAATGCAATTTTATTCAATCTAGTCAAAGCGGCGATCGAGGCAATTCCCTTGATTTTGCCACCTAGTCCATTAGTTGCTGGTCAATATGCCTTTGTCGATCGCACCAGAGGTGTGTTTAAAGCTCCTGCAAATGTAGCATTAAGTTCGGTAATCAAACCTACTATCAAAATTACCAGCGCCGAACAGGAAGACCTCAACGTTCACAGTACAGGTAAGTCGATTAACGCGATTCGTGCTTTTACTGGCAAAGGTACATTAATTTGGGGTTCCCGTACCCTAGATGGAAATTCCAATGAATGGCGGTATGTTCCAGTACGGCGATTTTTCAATATGGCGGAAGAATCGATTAAGAAAGCCACCGAAGGGTTTGTGTTTGAACCCAATGATGCTAATACCTGGGTGAAAGTCAAGGCGATGATCGAGAATTTCCTGACTCTGCAATGGCGTGCGGGTGCATTAGCTGGAGCCAAACCGGAGCAAGCTTTCTATGTCAAGGTAGGGCTGAATGAAACCATGACTGCTCTTGATATTCTCGAAGGTCGTTTGATTGTTGAAATTGGTATGGCTGTGGTACGTCCGGCTGAGTTCATTATCCTCAAGTTCTCCCACAAGATGCAGGAAAGCTAA